Proteins co-encoded in one Prunus persica cultivar Lovell chromosome G6, Prunus_persica_NCBIv2, whole genome shotgun sequence genomic window:
- the LOC18772813 gene encoding probable LRR receptor-like serine/threonine-protein kinase At1g06840: MLRMRVCGCVIALWSSCFVLLAVAQVLIPSEVNALRAVKNRLSDPRKHLTNWNNGDPCKSHWTGVFCFNTVGADGYLHLEELQLLNMNLSGSLAPELGQLSHLLILDFMWNELSGTIPKEIGNMTSLKLLLLSGNKLSGSLPDELGYLSKLNRLQVDQNYMSGPIPKSFVNLVNVKHLHMNNNSFSGQIPSELSKVPTLLHLLFDNNNLSGYLPPELSNLPNLRIIQFDNNNFMGNEIPASYGNLSQLAKISLRNCSLQGEIPDFSRIPSLSYLDLSWNRLSGSIPSHRLSHNMTTIDLSDNQLNGSIPESFSDLPSLQKLSLENNLLTGSVPAIWWKISFSTKARLKLDLRNNSLSNISGELNPPANVTLRLEGNPICKNASIQNVGQFCRSEAGGDGIPDSSTNSTQTMTCPSQACPTDNFYEYVPSSPVPCFCASPIIVEYRLKSPSFSYFPPYIQKFEMYFTRSLDLSLYQLSIDSIFWQEGPRLQMHLKLFPMFINPHSNTFNFSEVHRIRGILTSWELPPTDFFGPYELLNFTLLGPYSNMIIGPRRMGIRKGILAAIITGAVASFVILSATVMLLITRCSRHRDRPPSRRHSSSKITMKIDGVKAFTFKEMTLATRNFDSSTQLGRGGYGKVYRGILSDDTIVAIKRAEEGSLQGEKEFLTEIELLSRLHHRNLVSLVGYCDEEGEQMLVYEFMPNGTLRDWLCVKAKGSLSFGMRLQIALGSAKGILYLHNEANPPIFHRDIKATNILLDSNLMAKVADFGLSRLAPLQDDEGTGPSYVSTAVRGTPGYLDPEYFLTSKLTDKSDVYSLGIVFLELLTSVLPISHGKNIVREVNLAHQAGLMFSIIDSRMGSYPSECVERFLALALRCCYEKQDKRPAMLEVVRELENIIKIMPAADTIFSPSAAKYSDQSPTSSSYLTRDTSYVSSSVIGSDLSSGVVPTIAPR; this comes from the exons ATGCTGAGAATGAGAGTCTGTGGATGTGTCATTGCTCTGTGGTCTTCTTGCTTCGTCCTCCTTGCGGTTGCACAAGTTTTAATTCCTTCTGAAG TCAATGCATTGAGAGCAGTTAAGAACAGGTTAAGTGATCCTAGGAAGCATCTCACGAACTGGAACAATGGGGATCCTTGTAAATCTCATTGGACtggagttttttgttttaatactGTTGGGGCTGATGGGTACTTGCACCTTGAGGAACT CCAACTGCTGAACATGAATCTCTCAGGAAGTTTAGCACCTGAGCTTGGCCAACTATCTCACCTTCTAATATT AGATTTCATGTGGAATGAATTAAGTGGCACTATACCAAAGGAGATAGGAAACATGACATCCTTGAAACTCTT GCTCTTGAGTGGAAACAAATTATCCGGTTCCTTACCTGATGAGCTCGGTTAcctttcaaaattaaataggCTACAAGTTGACCAAAACTATATGTCAGGTCCAATACCAAAATCATTTGTTAACTTGGTCAATGTAAAACATCT CCACATGAACAACAACTCCTTCAGTGGTCAAATTCCGTCTGAGCTTTCTAAAGTACCCACTCTTCTTCATTT GCTTTTTGATAATAATAACTTATCTGGATATCTTCCACCAGAATTATCCAACTTACCAAACTTGCGCATAAT TCAATTTGATAACAACAACTTCATGGGTAATGAGATTCCAGCTTCTTATGGAAACCTTTCCCAATTGGCAAAAAT AAGTCTTAGGAATTGTAGCTTGCAGGGAGAAATTCCTGATTTTAGCAGGATACCTAGCCTTAGTTATCT AGATCTAAGCTGGAATCGACTGAGTGGATCCATACCTTCACATAGACTATCTCACAATATGACAACAAT CGATCTGTCAGATAACCAGCTTAATGGATCTATTCCTGAGAGTTTCTCTGATCTTCCTTCACTTCAGAAATT GTCACTCGAGAACAATTTGTTGACTGGTTCTGTCCCCGCTATATGGTGGAAAATATCTTTTAGTACAAAAGCGAGACTTAAACT TGATCTCCGGAACAATTCACTGTCGAATATATCGGGAGAGCTAAATCCTCCAGCAAATGTCACCTTGAG GCTTGAAGGAAATCCTATTTGCAAGAATGCAAGCATACAAAATGTAGGCCAGTTCTGTCGATCTGAAGCTGGAGGAGATGGAATCCCTGATAGTTCAACAAATTCAACTCAAACAATGACCTGCCCTAGTCAAGCATGCCCAACAGATAATTTCTACGAATATGTCCCATCTTCCCCGGTGCCTTGCTTTTGTGCATCACCTATAATAGTTGAATATCGTCTGAAAAGCCCtagtttttcttattttcctcCATATATTCAGAAGTTTGAAATGTACTTCACTAGATCTCTCGACTTGAGCCTTTATCAATTATCAATTGATTCAATTTTCTGGCAAGAAGGACCTCGTCTACAGATGCATTTGAAGCTTTTCCCTATGTTCATTAATCCCCACTCAAATACATTCAACTTTAGTGAGGTTCATCGAATTAGAGGAATTTTAACATCGTGGGAACTTCCTCCAACTGATTTCTTTGGACCTTATGAGCTTCTCAACTTCACTCTGCTGGGACCTTATTCAAATA TGATCATTGGGCCACGAAGGATGGGCATTAGGAAGGGAATTTTGGCGGCTATTATAACAGGGGCAGTTGCATCGTTTGTCATTCTTTCTGCAACTGTCATGCTTCTGATCACAAGATGCTCGAGACACCGGGACAGACCACCTTCTAGGAGACATTCAT CCTCAAAGATTACAATGAAAATTGATGGCGTAAAGGCGTTCACTTTCAAAGAAATGACACTAGCTACCAGGAATTTTGATAGTTCAACTCAACTTGGACGAGGAGGTTATGGGAAAGTTTACAGAGGTATTTTATCTGATGACACAATTGTAGCCATAAAGCGTGCGGAAGAAGGATCCTTGCAGGGTGAAAAAGAATTCTTGACCGAGATAGAACTGTTATCGAGATTACATCACCGAAACTTGGTCTCTTTGGTGGGATATTGTGATGAAGAAGGGGAGCAG ATGCTGGTTTATGAGTTCATGCCCAATGGTACCTTAAGGGACTGGCTTTGTG TTAAGGCCAAAGGAAGCCTGAGCTTTGGTATGAGGTTACAGATTGCATTGGGTTCAGCTAAAGGCATTCTTTATCTCCATAATGAGGCAAATCCTCCCATATTCCACCGAGACATTAAAGCCACCAACATACTTCTGGACTCCAACCTTATGGCTAAAGTAGCCGATTTCGGACTCTCACGGCTTGCTCCTCTACAGGATGATGAAGGGACCGGACCTTCATATGTATCTACAGCTGTGAGAGGAACACCG GGTTACCTGGATCCAGAGTACTTTTTGACGAGTAAGTTGACAGACAAAAGCGATGTCTATAGCCTTGGGATTGTGTTTCTGGAGCTCTTGACTAGTGTGCTGCCAATATCACATGGCAAAAACATTGTTCGTGAG GTGAATCTAGCTCATCAGGCCGGGTTGATGTTCTCCATTATAGACAGCAGAATGGGATCCTATCCGTCGGAATGTGTAGAGAGGTTCCTAGCTTTGGCCCTTAGATGTTGTTATGAGAAGCAAGATAAGCGGCCAGCAATGCTGGAAGTGGTGAGGGAGCttgaaaacataatcaaaatcATGCCGGCAGCTGACACCATATTTTCACCGTCTGCTGCCAAATACAGTGACCAATCACCAACTTCATCATCCTACTTGACTAGAGACACATCCTATGTGTCCTCCAGTGTTATAGGAAGTGATCTTTCCAGTGGTGTTGTCCCAACCATCGCGCCTCGATGA
- the LOC18775586 gene encoding acetyltransferase NSI, with protein MRTLTLVASYPLCPIVSFELCRQASNKLFFPCNISEKLAKASRVHKTYQLKAGFWESIKSGILNNNTTQVVEPPSTLPEEEEEPLPQEFVLIEKTEPDGTVEEIIFSSGGDIDVYDLQALCDKVGWPRRPLSKLAAALKNSYMVATLHSVRKSPGSEGNDQKKLIGMARATSDHAFNATIWDVLVDPGYQGQGLGKALVEKLIRALLQRDIGNISLFADSQVVEFYQNLGFEPDPEGIKGMFWYPKY; from the exons ATGCGTACGCTCACTCTCGTCGCTTCCTATCCTCT ATGCCCAATTGTTTCATTTGAATTGTGTCGTCAAGCATCAAACAAGTTATTCTTTCCTTGCAATATAAGCGAGAAGCTTGCTAAAG CAAGCAGGGTGCATAAGACATATCAACTCAAGGCTGGATTTTGGGAATCCATTAAATCTGG TATTTTAAacaacaacacaacacaagtaGTAGAACCCCCCTCAACGCTTccagaagaggaagaagaacctTTGCCTCAAGAATTTGTTCTCATTGAAAAGACTGAACCAGATGGAACAGTTGaagaaataatattttcttctgGTGGAGATATTGATGTGTATGATCTTCAAGCCCTTTGTGATAAG GTAGGCTGGCCTCGGAGGCCGCTGTCGAAACTAGCTGCAGCTTTGAAAAATAGCTACATGGTAGCCACGTTGCATTCAGTTCGGAAATCACCTGGATCAG AGGGGAATGACCAAAAGAAGTTAATTGGCATGGCTCGAGCTACATCAGATCATGCCTTCAATGCTACAATCTGGGATGTCCTTGTTGATCCTGGTTATCAG GGCCAAGGCCTCGGAAAGGCCCTTGTTGAAAAGCTTATAAGGGCTCTTCTGCAGAGGGACATCGGAAATATTTCACTGTTTGCAGATAGTCAAG TTGTGGAGTTCTatcaaaatttgggttttgaacCTGACCCAGAGGGCATTAAAGGGATGTTTTGGTACCCAAAGTATTAG
- the LOC18772768 gene encoding BTB/POZ domain-containing protein At3g08570 encodes MGMVSENPFSFSSRSPTPKLCSSFTTRIFSDVAGDITIVVDGESFLLHKFPLVSRSGKIRKMVADAKDSTAKLELLNIPGGPLAFELAMKFCYGINFEITTANVAHLRCAAEYLEMTEDYRDENLIARTETYLDEVVVQSLEKSVEVLSTCETLPSIAEEVGIPSRCVEAIAMNACKEQLVSGLSMLNCDGESTELKSACLEWWVEDLSLLRIDYYQRVICAMTRLGVRPDSIFASLMHFAQASLKGIGKCQTWNPGKLKLNTGMAEHDQKTVVESLVSLMPTEQSCSVPLSFMFGMLRMAIMVDATIACRLELERRIAFRLEMVSLDDLLIPSIQAGGSLYDVDTVHRILVNFLQRIEEEESEDCGYESEGLGSPSHDSLLKVGRLIDTYLAEIAPDPCLSLQKFIAMIEILPDYARVIDDGLYRAVDIYLKVHSMLTEQECKKLCKFIDCQKLSQEACNHAAQNDRLPVQMTVRVLYFEQLRLKNALSGSSGDGLLSQRISSGVPSAAMSPRDNYASLRRENRELKLEISRMRVRLSELEKEQLFMKQGMMDKTGNGKTFLTSLSKGIGRIGIFSGQAGGKPKKSGRKSRGSEGKTGRSRRYSVS; translated from the exons ATGGGGATGGTTTCTGAGAaccctttctccttttcaagCCGCTCTCCAACTCCCAAGCTCTGCAGCTCCTTCACCACTCG TATCTTTTCAGATGTTGCCGGGGACATTACAATTGTTGTCGATGGAGAGTCCTTTTTGCTACATAAG TTTCCACTGGTGTCTCGAAGTGGAAAGATTCGGAAAATGGTTGCAGATGCCAAGGATTCAACTGCAAAACTGGAGTTACTCAACATACCAGGAGGTCCCCTGGCATTTGAACTTGCAATGAAATTCTGTTACGGTATCAACTTTGAGATCACAACTGCAAATGTTGCCCATCTGCGCTGTGCTGCAGAATACTTGGAAATGACTGAAGACTACAGGGATGAAAACCTTATTGCGCGAACAGAGACTTATCTGGATGAGGTTGTAGTTCAGAGTCTTGAAAAGTCGGTGGAAGTCCTTTCCACCTGCGAGACACTACCTTCTATTGCAGAGGAGGTTGGGATTCCAAGCAGATGTGTGGAGGCTATTGCCATGAATGCTTGCAAGGAGCAACTAGTATCAGGATTGTCTATGTTGAATTGTGATGGTGAGTCCACAGAGCTTAAAAGTGCTTGTCTTGAGTGGTGGGTTGAAGATCTATCACTCCTAAGGATCGATTATTATCAAAGGGTTATATGTGCCATGACAAGACTAGGTGTTCGACCCGATAGCATTTTTGCATCTTTGATGCATTTTGCTCAGGCATCCTTAAAGGGTATTGGGAAATGTCAAACTTGGAATCCAGGAAAGTTGAAGTTAAATACTGGCATGGCAGAACACGACCAGAAGACTGTTGTGGAATCCCTTGTAAGCTTAATGCCAACAGAGCAAAGTTGTTCAGTGCCACTGAGTTTTATGTTTGGAATGCTGAGAATGGCAATCATGGTAGATGCTACAATAGCCTGCAGGCTTGAGCTTGAAAGGAGGATTGCTTTTAGGCTGGAAATGGTTTCACTCGATGATCTCCTTATACCATCAATCCAAGCAGGGGGATCATTGTATGATGTTGATACCGTTCATCGAATACTGGTGAATTTTCTGCAGcgaattgaagaagaagaaagtgaagatTGTGGATATGAGTCTGAAGGCCTCGGTTCTCCAAGTCATGATTCATTGTTGAAAGTTGGTAGGCTTATTGACACATATCTGGCTGAAATTGCTCCTGATCCATGCCTGAGCTTACAAAAATTCATTGCTATGATTGAAATACTGCCTGACTATGCTCGTGTCATCGATGACGGGCTTTACAGGGCGGTTGACATATATTTGAAG GTTCATTCAATGCTAACTGAACAAGAATGCAAGAAGCTCTGCAAGTTCATTGACTGCCAAAAGCTCTCTCAAGAAGCCTGCAATCACGCTGCACAAAATGATCGACTTCCAGTACAGATGACAGTGCGAGTTCTGTATTTTGAGCAGCTCCGTCTGAAAAATGCATTGTCTGGAAGCTCAGGAGATGGGCTGCTCTCACAGAGAATAAGCAGCGGTGTACCTAGTGCAGCCATGTCCCCTCGAGATAATTATGCTTCACTAAGGAGAGAAAACCGAGAGCTGAAACTGGAGATTTCAAGAATGAGAGTGAGGCTGAGTGAGTTGGAGAAAGAGCAGTTGTTTATGAAACAAGGAATGATGGATAAAACAGGAAATGGAAAAACTTTCTTGACCTCACTCTCTAAAGGAATTGGAAGGATTGGAATTTTTAGTGGCCAAGCAGGAGGTAAACCAAAGAAATCGGGTAGGAAGTCCCGGGGCTCCGAGGGGAAAACCGGTAGGAGTAGGAGATATTCTGTTTCCTAG